From Woronichinia naegeliana WA131, the proteins below share one genomic window:
- a CDS encoding lipase family protein: protein MSEKALSEKALDYLRKWNSEAQIASISPIFRNIIETLVNEPHMKPIGNIEDFDTAKLLCTLQDRTRIKMFTNPKGVDHLFLADSQGRIIFGSYSLEEFFLKNHNEELTKAIELIAEQKPEINLYNPGEKYINLPVHKMTIPEGFDRYRAMELGNLVRIAYNDYDNSQKQALYLKEGDTILTRKAEMIVNPITQYWINSSENSNKTDFYKYKVIKILKAKEIDKAHNFGFILEQESEQTNEKTYFVVLRGTISPFEWLKDAKFKLVPPCFEIKGQDNDRVKISEGFNDIYKSKADGDDLSINDTIQNFLNKLAKEGDGQKKKIYVTGHSLGAALATLSTLHIAENNFSPTLYAFAFPRVGNLKFAQRFSEKVVYAQAFRIANCEDLVNGLPTGTITELTGPEMKKEKDPNDFLTGIIEML from the coding sequence ATGTCTGAAAAAGCACTTTCTGAAAAAGCACTTGATTATTTAAGAAAATGGAATTCTGAGGCTCAGATTGCTAGTATTTCTCCAATATTCCGAAATATTATTGAAACATTGGTCAATGAGCCTCATATGAAGCCGATTGGAAATATTGAAGATTTTGACACAGCAAAACTCCTCTGCACATTACAAGATAGAACACGAATTAAAATGTTTACAAACCCAAAAGGAGTAGACCACCTATTTTTAGCGGATTCCCAAGGCAGAATAATATTTGGAAGCTATTCTTTGGAAGAGTTTTTTTTGAAGAATCACAATGAAGAATTAACAAAAGCTATTGAGCTTATAGCAGAGCAAAAGCCAGAAATCAATCTATACAATCCTGGTGAAAAGTATATCAATCTCCCTGTACATAAGATGACAATCCCCGAAGGATTTGATCGCTACAGAGCAATGGAACTGGGGAATCTGGTGCGAATAGCCTACAACGATTATGATAATAGCCAAAAGCAAGCATTGTACTTGAAAGAAGGCGATACAATCTTGACCCGTAAAGCTGAGATGATCGTCAATCCCATTACTCAATACTGGATTAACTCATCAGAAAACAGCAATAAAACTGATTTCTACAAATACAAGGTCATCAAAATATTAAAAGCCAAGGAAATTGACAAAGCTCATAATTTTGGCTTCATTCTTGAGCAGGAGTCTGAACAAACTAATGAGAAAACATACTTTGTTGTTTTGCGAGGAACAATATCACCATTTGAGTGGCTTAAGGATGCTAAATTTAAACTCGTTCCCCCATGCTTTGAAATCAAAGGACAAGACAACGACAGAGTAAAAATCAGTGAAGGCTTTAACGATATTTATAAATCTAAGGCTGATGGAGATGATTTATCAATCAATGATACCATTCAGAATTTCCTCAATAAATTAGCTAAAGAAGGTGACGGACAAAAGAAGAAAATATATGTAACAGGACATAGTTTAGGTGCGGCACTCGCAACTCTCTCAACCCTTCACATTGCAGAAAATAATTTTTCACCCACTCTATATGCTTTTGCTTTTCCACGAGTTGGCAATCTAAAATTTGCTCAACGGTTTTCAGAAAAAGTAGTCTATGCTCAGGCTTTTCGGATTGCTAACTGTGAGGATTTGGTGAATGGCTTACCGACAGGAACTATTACTGAGTTGACAGGACCTGAAATGAAAAAAGAGAAAGATCCTAATGATTTTCTAACAGGAATTATAGAGATGCTCTAA
- a CDS encoding peroxiredoxin codes for MVLQLGDIVPDFTQESSEGTISFHEWAGDSWVVLFSHPADFTPVCTTELGTVASLKPEFDKRNVKVIALSVDDVDSHKGWIGDINETQNTTVNYPLLADSDRLVSGFYGMIHPNSLNNLTVRSVFIIDPHKKLRLTFTYPASTGRNFAEILRVIDSLQLTDYHQVATPANWQDGDDCVVVPSIPTEEARTKFPKGVKEIKPYLRLTPQPNK; via the coding sequence ATGGTACTGCAATTAGGTGATATTGTTCCCGATTTTACCCAGGAATCCAGCGAAGGGACTATTTCCTTCCATGAATGGGCTGGAGATAGCTGGGTAGTATTATTCTCCCACCCCGCCGATTTTACGCCAGTTTGCACAACCGAACTGGGAACAGTGGCCAGCCTAAAACCAGAATTTGACAAGCGGAATGTTAAGGTAATTGCCCTGAGTGTGGATGATGTGGACTCCCATAAAGGTTGGATTGGCGATATTAACGAAACTCAAAATACAACGGTTAATTATCCCCTTTTGGCGGACAGCGATCGCCTAGTTTCTGGTTTTTATGGAATGATTCACCCTAACTCCTTAAATAATCTGACTGTGCGATCAGTTTTTATCATTGATCCCCATAAAAAACTGCGCTTAACCTTTACCTATCCTGCCAGTACTGGACGCAACTTTGCCGAAATTTTACGGGTTATCGATTCTCTGCAATTGACCGACTATCACCAGGTCGCTACGCCGGCTAACTGGCAAGATGGCGATGATTGTGTAGTTGTACCTTCCATCCCCACCGAGGAAGCGCGGACTAAATTCCCCAAAGGTGTCAAGGAAATTAAACCCTACCTACGACTGACTCCCCAGCCGAATAAATAA
- a CDS encoding iron uptake porin codes for MLKFLVKGLIVSVFCAVIAPLSPLQAQTLTRPLRTIYKTQALDGWLGDPINKESSQASQVTSVSELRDVSPQDWAYEALKSLVERYGCIVGYPDRTFRGDRSLSRWEFAAGLNACMNTIERLLQENVAVLREDLDKLKALAQNFETELNALGTKIDNLEARTAYLEDHAFSTTTKLNGVTVLGLVGVAAGEKDQGQETISKNPTLGYRNRLELSTSFTGEDLLFTRLSTGNQTDLFDETGTFQSSLGFAQSQNNEVGIEKTFYTFPATENITLGIYGTGGAFDDFNRILNVLDGDGNSGSISLFGTRSSIYYGGEGAGLGMQSQWGDFSFSGGYLAPDANNPSQGKGVFNGAYAAIAQVGYVSPDQKNTGVMLTYRHGYNTLDTEVGSQRSNFQFFVEDQLGQSVPIVSNSYGLEFSLGLADRFVLAGWGGYTRALTLSSLEGQLNQGSLDIWDWAVTLAFPDAFQEGNLGGIVLGMQPWVTSSNVILNTANGPVSAADRNNSFYIEAFYQYAVNDNIQITPGIMIITAPDNDTRNSSLVIGTIRTTFTF; via the coding sequence ATGCTGAAATTTCTTGTCAAAGGCTTGATTGTCTCTGTTTTTTGCGCTGTGATAGCTCCTTTAAGTCCTCTCCAGGCACAAACCTTAACTCGTCCTCTTCGTACTATCTATAAAACCCAGGCATTAGATGGTTGGTTAGGCGATCCAATCAACAAAGAATCTTCTCAAGCGTCTCAAGTAACCAGTGTGTCGGAATTGCGCGATGTTTCTCCCCAGGATTGGGCCTACGAAGCTTTGAAAAGTTTAGTAGAACGCTATGGTTGCATTGTCGGTTATCCTGATCGCACCTTTCGAGGCGATCGGTCTTTAAGTCGTTGGGAATTTGCGGCAGGCTTAAACGCCTGCATGAATACGATTGAAAGACTTTTACAGGAAAATGTTGCTGTTTTGCGAGAAGACTTGGATAAACTCAAGGCTTTGGCTCAAAATTTTGAAACGGAACTCAACGCTTTGGGGACAAAGATTGATAACCTAGAAGCTCGTACTGCTTATCTAGAAGATCATGCTTTCTCAACGACGACCAAATTAAATGGAGTAACGGTTTTAGGCCTAGTGGGAGTGGCCGCTGGTGAGAAAGATCAGGGGCAGGAAACTATTTCTAAAAATCCGACCCTAGGCTATCGCAACCGTCTAGAATTAAGTACTAGCTTTACGGGCGAAGATCTGCTGTTTACTCGTTTATCGACGGGAAACCAAACAGATTTATTCGACGAGACTGGAACATTTCAGAGTTCTTTAGGTTTTGCCCAATCTCAGAATAACGAAGTCGGAATAGAAAAAACTTTTTATACTTTTCCCGCAACGGAGAATATTACCCTCGGAATATATGGTACGGGGGGAGCTTTTGATGATTTTAACCGTATTTTGAATGTTCTAGATGGTGATGGTAATTCGGGATCTATTTCACTGTTTGGAACCCGTAGCTCAATTTATTATGGAGGAGAGGGGGCTGGTCTGGGGATGCAAAGTCAATGGGGAGATTTCTCTTTCAGTGGCGGTTATTTAGCTCCTGATGCCAACAATCCTAGTCAAGGCAAAGGTGTATTTAATGGGGCCTATGCGGCGATCGCTCAAGTTGGCTACGTTTCTCCCGATCAGAAAAATACAGGAGTAATGTTAACTTACCGTCATGGTTATAATACCCTGGATACTGAAGTGGGTAGTCAACGGTCTAATTTTCAATTTTTTGTTGAAGATCAATTAGGACAATCCGTTCCCATTGTCAGTAATTCCTACGGCTTGGAATTTAGCTTAGGTCTAGCGGATCGGTTTGTACTAGCTGGCTGGGGAGGTTATACTAGGGCTTTAACGCTGAGTAGTTTAGAAGGTCAGCTTAATCAAGGCAGCTTGGACATTTGGGACTGGGCCGTTACTCTAGCCTTTCCTGATGCTTTTCAGGAGGGTAACTTAGGGGGAATTGTGTTAGGAATGCAGCCTTGGGTAACAAGTTCTAATGTCATTTTAAACACAGCCAACGGCCCTGTGAGTGCGGCTGATCGTAATAATTCCTTCTATATTGAAGCTTTTTATCAATATGCTGTGAATGATAATATTCAAATTACGCCTGGCATTATGATCATTACTGCCCCAGATAACGATACGCGCAATTCATCCTTGGTTATTGGCACAATTCGCACAACTTTTACCTTTTAG
- a CDS encoding type II toxin-antitoxin system HicA family toxin, producing MPRKIREFKAQIAREGFIYLPKRGKGSHERWQHPLIKKNLTIPGKDGDDVPIYLEKQLTKILVELQQSKENEDS from the coding sequence ATGCCGAGGAAAATTCGAGAGTTTAAAGCACAAATTGCCCGTGAAGGATTTATTTATTTACCCAAAAGAGGAAAAGGCAGTCATGAACGTTGGCAACATCCTTTAATCAAAAAAAACTTAACAATTCCTGGCAAAGATGGCGATGATGTTCCCATTTATTTAGAAAAACAACTCACTAAAATACTTGTTGAATTGCAACAATCAAAGGAGAATGAAGACTCATGA
- a CDS encoding IS4 family transposase yields the protein MSQYNALKQALKPHLGWHGARLSFLALFLLALLKVKTVNLKELALGFEGRALVDSHYKRLQRFFSGFELDYHHIARIVVSWLDIPQPWVLSIDRTTWEFGSHGYNILTVGIVHEGVAIPILWWMLSKKKGNSNSDERMRFIEEMLKIFPTALIRCLCGDREFIGQAWLRYLLLEPLLAFCLRIRATDKIEHNGKLLAAKVIFAHLAIGESQRLQGSCRVWGYPVSVEALRLPDNSLLIVIGHPDSQGLIHDYALRWGIETLFGIFKTRGFCLESTHFTDPKRLRKLLALLTLALAWSLKTGLAIHHLHPIPLKKHGRLAQSLFRLGFDHLRHLVLNPSLPNFSLFLDSLHFLSCT from the coding sequence ATGAGCCAATATAACGCATTGAAACAAGCCCTAAAACCCCATTTGGGATGGCATGGTGCCAGACTCTCCTTCCTAGCCTTGTTCTTACTCGCCCTCCTCAAAGTGAAAACGGTTAACCTTAAAGAATTGGCCCTGGGTTTTGAAGGTCGGGCATTGGTGGATTCTCATTACAAACGCTTACAACGCTTTTTCTCAGGATTTGAGCTGGATTACCATCACATTGCCCGTATTGTAGTCAGTTGGCTGGATATCCCTCAACCTTGGGTATTAAGTATTGACCGCACAACCTGGGAGTTTGGCAGTCATGGTTATAATATCCTCACTGTCGGCATTGTCCATGAAGGAGTAGCCATTCCCATCTTGTGGTGGATGCTTAGCAAGAAAAAGGGCAATTCTAACAGTGATGAACGAATGCGTTTTATCGAGGAGATGCTCAAGATTTTTCCCACCGCCCTGATTCGTTGTTTATGTGGCGACCGTGAGTTTATTGGTCAGGCTTGGCTTCGCTATCTTCTGCTCGAACCGCTACTGGCTTTCTGTCTGAGAATTCGGGCTACGGACAAGATTGAGCACAATGGCAAGCTTTTGGCCGCCAAAGTCATTTTTGCCCATCTTGCTATTGGTGAATCTCAACGTCTTCAAGGGAGTTGTCGGGTTTGGGGATATCCTGTTTCTGTAGAGGCTCTTCGCTTGCCTGATAATTCTCTACTCATCGTCATTGGACATCCCGATTCCCAAGGTCTTATTCACGATTATGCCCTGCGTTGGGGCATTGAAACCCTTTTTGGCATCTTTAAGACTCGTGGCTTTTGCTTGGAATCTACTCACTTTACTGACCCCAAGCGTCTTCGTAAGCTTTTGGCTTTACTGACTTTAGCTTTGGCTTGGTCTCTCAAAACTGGTCTAGCAATTCATCATCTTCATCCCATTCCCCTCAAGAAACATGGTCGCCTCGCGCAGAGTCTTTTTCGTCTTGGTTTTGACCATCTTCGTCATCTTGTTCTTAATCCTTCTCTACCCAATTTTTCTCTTTTTCTCGACTCCCTACATTTTTTGTCCTGTACTTAG
- a CDS encoding type II toxin-antitoxin system HicB family antitoxin: protein MVTIPEFSEQVIMPCTHGKTREEAIRNGEEVIEMYLEAWEAEGKTIPVPKTLQVA, encoded by the coding sequence TTGGTTACAATTCCTGAATTTTCTGAACAAGTTATTATGCCTTGTACGCATGGAAAAACTCGTGAAGAAGCGATTCGTAATGGAGAAGAAGTCATTGAAATGTATCTAGAAGCATGGGAAGCCGAAGGTAAAACGATTCCTGTACCGAAAACCTTACAAGTTGCCTAA
- the psbU gene encoding photosystem II complex extrinsic protein PsbU yields the protein MKILSRLFILLTLLVGCLGFLGQAPAQAFNLPTSATVLADVRVNAVDAKLSTEFGKKIDLNNSDIRDFRSLRGFYPNLASKIIKNAPYEKVDEVLDLPGLSEKQKSRLQANLDKFTVTATSSELTEGDDRINPGVY from the coding sequence ATGAAAATTCTGTCCCGTCTTTTTATTCTATTAACCCTTTTAGTAGGTTGTCTTGGTTTTCTGGGCCAGGCACCAGCCCAGGCTTTTAATTTGCCGACTTCTGCAACTGTATTAGCGGATGTTCGCGTTAATGCGGTAGATGCAAAGTTATCCACTGAATTTGGCAAGAAAATTGATTTAAATAACAGTGATATTCGGGATTTTCGTAGTTTACGCGGTTTTTACCCGAATTTGGCCAGCAAAATCATCAAAAATGCTCCCTATGAAAAGGTAGATGAGGTTTTAGATCTTCCTGGTTTAAGTGAAAAGCAAAAATCTCGTTTACAGGCTAATTTAGATAAATTTACTGTGACAGCAACTTCCTCGGAATTAACAGAAGGGGATGATCGTATTAATCCTGGTGTTTACTAA